The nucleotide sequence gtatttatatacagggtattacggtacagagtcaatgtggaggctatatacaggggtaccggtacagagtcaatgtggaggctatatacaggggtatcggtacagagtatatatacagggtattacggtacagagtcaatgtggaggctatatacaggggggtatcggtacagagtatatatacagggtattacggtacagagtcaatgtggaggctatatacaggggtatcggtacagagtatatatacagggtattacggtacagagtcaatgcggaggctatatacaggggtaccggtacagagtcaatgtggaggctatatacaggggtaccggtacagagtcaatgtggaggctatatacagggggtaccggtacagagtcattgtggaggctatatacaggggtacggtacagagtcaatgtggaggctatatacagggggtatcggtacagagtatatatacagggtattacggtatagagtcaatgtggaggctatatacaggggtaccggtacagagtcaatgtggaggctatatacaggggtaccggtacagagtcaatgtggaggctatatacaggggtaccggtacagagtcaatgtggaggctatatacagggggtactggtacagagtcaatgtggaggctatatacagggggtaccggtacagagtcaatgtggaggctatatacagggggtatcggtacagagtatatatacaggggtattacGGTActtagtcaatgtggaggctatatacaggggtatcggtacagagtatatatacagggtattacggtacagagtcaatgtggaggctatacagggtatcggtacagagtatatatacagggtattacggttcttagtcaatgtggaagctatatacagggggtacggtacagagtcaatgtggaggctatatacaggcggtatcggtacagagtatatacagggtattacggtacttagtcaatgtggaggctatatacaggggtatcggtacagagtatatatacaggtattacggtacagagtcaatgtggaggctatatacaggggtaccggtacagagtcaatgtggaggctatatacaggggtatcggtacagagtatatatacagggtattacggtacagagtcaatgtggaggctatatacaggggtatcggtacagagtatatatacagggtattacggtacagagtcaatgtggaggctacttacaggggtaccggtacagagtcaatgtggaggctatatacagggtatgacagtacagagtcaatgtggaggctatatacagggtatgacagtacagagtcaatgtggaggctatatacagggtatgacagtacagagtcaacgtggaggctatatacagggtattatggtacagagtcaacgtggaggctatatacagggggtacggtacagagtcaatgtggaggctatatacagggtattacggtacagagtcaatgtggaggctatatacagggtatgacagtacagagtcgatgtggtggctatatacagggtgttacggtacagagtcaatgtggaggctatatacagggtattacggtacagagtcaatgtggaggctatatacagggtattacggtacagagtcaatgtggaggctatatacaggggtaccggtacagagtcaatgtggaggctatatacagggggtaccggtacagagtcaatgtggaggctatatacagggtatgacagtacagagtcaatgtggaggctatatacagggtattacggtacagagtcaatgtggaggctatatacaggggtaccggtacagagtcaatgtggaggctatatacagggggtaccggtacagagtcaatgtggaggctatatacagggggtaccggtacagagtatatatacagggtattacggtacagagtcaatgtggaggctatatacaggggggtacccggtacccagagtcaatgtggaggctatatacagggggtaccggtacagagtcaatgtggaggctatatacagggggtaccggtacagagtcaatgtggaggctatatacaggggtaccggtacagagtcaatgtggaggctatatacagggggtatcggtacagagtatatatacagggtattacggtacagagtcaatgtggaggctatatacagggggtaccggtacagagtcaatgtggaggctatatacaggggtaccggtacagagtcaatgtggaggctatatacaggggtaccggtacagagtcattgtggaggctatatacaggggtaccggtacagagtcaatgtggaggctatatacaggggtatcggtGCAGagtatatatacagggtattacggtacagagtcaatgtggaggctatatacagggggtaccggtacagagtcaatgtggaggctatatacagggggtaccggtacagagtcaatgtggaggctatatacaggggatgacagtacagagtcaatgtggaggctatgacagtacagagtcaatgtggaggctatatacagggggtaccggtacagagtcaatgtggaggctatatacagggggtatcggtacagagtatatatatacagggtattacggtacttagtcaatgtggaggctatatacagggggtatcggtacagagtatatatacagggtattacggtacagagtcaatgtggaggctatttacagggggtaccggtacagagtatatatacagggtattacggtacttagtcaatgtggaagctatatacagggggtaccggtacagagtcaatgtggaggctatatacaggggtatcggtacagagtatatatacagggtatttatatacagggtattacggtacagagtcaatgtggaggctatatacaggggtaccggtacagagtcaatgtggaggctatatacagggggtatcggtacagagtatatatacagggtattacggtacagagtcaatgtggaggctatatacagggggtatcggtacagagtatatatacagggtattacggtacagagtcaatgtggaggctatatacagggggtatcggtacagagtatatatacagggtattacggtacagagtcaatgtggaggctatatacagggggtacggtacagagtcaatgtggagcctatatacagggggtatcggtacagagtatatatacagggtattacggtacagagtcaatgtggagcctatatacagggggtatcggtacagagtatatatacagggtattacggtacagagtcaatgtggaggctatatacaggggtatcggtacagagtatatatacagggtattacggtacagagtcaatgtggaggctatatacaggggtaccggtacagagtcaatgtggagcctatatacagggggtatcggtacagagtatatatacagggtattacggtacagagtcaatgtggaggctatatacaggggtaccggtacagagtcaatgtggaggctatttacagggggtaccggtacagagtcaatgtgcaggggaatcggttagtcgaggtaatagaGTATTGACAGTACTATCATTGCCAACAaatggtatataacaaagtattgagataaacttttgttattaaccaaatacttattttccaccatcatttgctaATAAATGtgttaaaaatcctacaatgtgattttctggatttgtttttctcatcTTGTCCGTCATAGTTCAATGAATATTACAGggctctcatctttttaagtgggagaacttgcatagTCATGACTATGCAGAGATAATAACAGggtagcaatgcaaatagtctgggtagccatctTGACTAGATGTTCATTAGTcttggtgatagaagctgtttcgaaGCCTCTTGGACCCAGACGTGgtgttccggtaccgcttgccgtgcggtagcagagagtcCGTGACTGGGTCACCCTCACGGTGGTTAGTTAGGCTAATATTAGTTTTGTAGGCCCAAACCATTCTGACGCTATTTTTGCGAGAAGATGGATTTTCGGGATGTTCTCCTGGACTGGACAAACGGCTCTGTAGTTCTGCCACAGGTGCAGAAGGCCGACATGAAGGCTGCAAAAAATAATGGCTCATGCCTAAACAGACAGATGTTGATGGGAATTTTTTTTATGTTCATTTGAGTGTTTTACcctccccttccagctggcctctctctgtaacccatgtcccccctccccttccagctggcctctctctgtaacccatgtctccccctccccttccagctggcctctctgttacccatgtctccccttccagctggcctctctagcccatgtctccccttccagctggcctctctgtaacccatgtctccccttccagctggcctctctgtaacccatgtctccccttccagctggcctctctatgttacccatgtctccccttccagctggcctctctctgtaacccatgtctccccttccagctggcctctctctagcccatgtctccccttccagctggcctctctctagcccatgtctccccttccagctggcctctctctgttacccatgtctccccttccagctggcctctctctgtTACCCATGTCTCCgtctccccttccagctggcctctctctgttacccatgtctccccctccccttccagctggcctctctctgttacccatgtctccccttccagctggcctctctctgtaacccatgtctccccttccagctggcctctctctgtaacccatgtctccccttccagctggcctctctctctagcccatgtctccccttccagctggcctctctctgtaacccatgtctccccttccagctggcctctctctgtaacccatgtctccccttccagctggcctctctctgtaacccatgtctccccttccagctggcctctctctataacccatgtctccccttccagctggcctctctgttacccatgtctccccttccagctggcctctctctgtaacccatgtctccccttccccttccagctggcctctctctgtaacccatgtctccccttccccttccagctggcctctctgttacccatgtctccccctccccttccagctggcttctctctgtaacccatgtctccccttccagctggcctctctgtaacccatgtctccccttccagctggcttctctctgtaacccatgtctccccttccagctggcctctctgttacccatgtctccccctccccttccagctggcctctctgttacccatgtctccccctctccttccagctGGCTTCTCtctgtaacccatgtctccccttccagctggcctctctctaacccatgtctccccttccccttccagctggcctctctctgtaacccatgtctccccttccccttccagctggcctctctgtaacccatgtctccccttccagctggcctctctctaacccatgtctccccttccagctggcctctctctaacccatgtctccccttccaGCTTGCCTCTCTGTTacccatgtctccccttccagctggcctctctctaacccatgtctccccctccccttccagctgggttctctgtaacccatgtctccccttccagctggcctctctctgtaacccatgtctccccttccagctggcctctctctgtaacccatgtctccccttccagctggcctctctctgttacccatgtctccccctccccttccagctggcctctctctataacccatgtctccccttccagctggcctctctctgttacccatgtctccccctccccttccagctggcctctctgtaacccatgtctccccctccccttccagctggcctctctgtaacccatgtccccccttccagctggcctctctctgtaacccatgtctccccCTCCTTCAGCTGGCCTCTCTGTAACCCATGTcccccttccagctggcctctctctgtaaccatgtctccccctccccttccagctggcctctctgtaACCCATCTCcccccttccagctggcctctctgtaacccatgtctccccctccccttccagctggcctctctgtaacccatgtccccccttccagctggcctctctctgtaacccatgtctccccttccagctggcctctctctgtaacccatgtctccccttccagctggcccTCTCTGTTAcccatgtctccccctccccttccagctggcctctctctataacccatgtctccccttccagctggcctctctctgttacccatgtctccccctcccttccagctggcctctctgtaacccatgtctcccctccccttccagctggcctctctgtaacccatgtccccccttccagctggcctctctctgtaacccatgtctccccctccccttccagctggcctctctgtaacccatgtctccccttccagctggcctctctataacccatgtctccccttccagctggcctctctataacccatgtctccccttccagctggcctctctataacccatgtctccccttccagctggcctctcccTGACGGAGAACACCAGTCTAGAAGTTATGATGCAGTCCCTCGCCCCCGCGCTCCTGGCAGAGCTCGCCAAGAAGAAGGGAGGTGCCTCTCGGAAAACTGAAACGGGAATGTCCAAGTCGGGAAGCAAGCTCGGATCTGGAAGGTCATCAACCAGGAAATCGTCCTCTCCCTCCAAGTCATCCAGCTCCACTTCTACCAAGGTGTGTATTTTTGTCTTCCAGACGTTTAAATGAAACTGTTAAAACCTCtcgaagctagggggcactatttttatctTTGGCAAAATAACGTTCCCAGAGTAAagggcctatttctcaggaccagatgctagaatatgcatataattgacagcttaggatgtatatattatacatgttattattagtattggataggaaacactctaaagtttccaaaactgtcaaaatattgtctgtgagtataacagaactgatattgcaggcgaaaccctgaggaaaatccaatcaggaagtgactcttattttgaaaccgttctgttcctatgcatgcctatcctccatttaaagggatatcaaccatattcctttttctatggaTTCCTTAAGGTGTCAACAGtttttagacatagtttcaggcttttattttgaaaaaatgagcgagaaagatcacattgcgtaagtggataggtgggggctctcagagtgagttttttGCGCAACAgagtaaagcggccattgttcctcccgctgttatTGAAAAACACTCGGTTGATGACAACAGACTTTGGATAGGtactgttttcccctctcctactgtgaaagacatttacggttgatatattatcgattacatattttttttaaacaacctgaggattgatttttAAAAAACGGTTGACATGTTTCCGTGAACATTATGGAGACTATTttgaatttttgtctgcgttgtcgtaactgctctttcctgtggatttctgaacataacgcgacaaacaaacaaactgaggttttttttttatataaaaaataatctttatggaacaaaaggaacatttattgtgggAGTCTgggagtgaaaacatccgaataTCATCAAAGGTTAATTAACGATTAATTTTCTGATTTTCGaggcttcctgatgctaagtgtacataatgctatgctaggctatagatacatttacacaaacgcttggatcgctgtaaagcatcatttcaaaatctgagacgacaggtggattaacaaaaggctatgctgtgttttgcaatggggcggcagggtagcctagtggttagagtgtagaggtggtatggtagcctagtggttagagtgtagaggctgcagggtagcctagtggttagagtgtagaggcggcaggtagcctagtggttagagtgtaga is from Oncorhynchus keta strain PuntledgeMale-10-30-2019 unplaced genomic scaffold, Oket_V2 Un_contig_14143_pilon_pilon, whole genome shotgun sequence and encodes:
- the LOC118374680 gene encoding polypyrimidine tract-binding protein 3-like, which produces MSPLPAGLSLTENTSLEVMMQSLAPALLAELAKKKGGASRKTETGMSKSGSKLGSGRSSTRKSSSPSKSSSSTSTKTKKKRGPGTSALLKLMNIPQHTAHDEVMKAVEPFGKINNIILLKSIQQ